The following coding sequences are from one Kiritimatiellia bacterium window:
- a CDS encoding lysophospholipid acyltransferase family protein: MTLVRCRRPRKRGFAGVDKRARLVGNDVMRYPASLALEAIAFAAERLPDEALRPLGTAAGFALSVALRNRRREAESAVMQSLGLGQDDASKVIASMFRHLGWSAVEWLRYSGHRSREFAGHVSITGGSALEAALAAGKGALILTAHIGNWELMAAAASRWGPVGCVVKPIKARGVSAFVCRRRERMGLRLYSRDGSLRPILRALARGEIVAMPLDQNMRLRRGIFVPFFGRPACTTPGLAIASALARAPVFPAYMIREERGRHQLHLESPIEPPPDLRSATIREYTARYTAVLERIIRAHPEQWLWIHRRWKTQPPSTASDPIDTPRR, encoded by the coding sequence ATGACGCTAGTGCGATGCCGCCGACCGCGCAAGCGCGGATTCGCCGGCGTTGACAAGCGGGCGCGCCTCGTCGGCAATGACGTCATGCGGTACCCGGCAAGCCTCGCGCTCGAAGCCATCGCGTTCGCCGCGGAACGATTGCCCGACGAGGCACTTCGCCCGTTGGGCACTGCGGCGGGATTCGCGCTTTCGGTGGCCCTCCGAAACCGACGGCGCGAAGCAGAATCCGCCGTCATGCAAAGTCTTGGGCTCGGGCAAGATGACGCCAGTAAGGTGATTGCCTCGATGTTCCGGCACCTCGGTTGGTCGGCGGTCGAGTGGTTGCGCTACAGCGGCCATCGCTCCAGGGAATTCGCCGGACACGTTTCGATCACCGGCGGCTCGGCGTTGGAAGCCGCGCTGGCCGCCGGCAAGGGGGCGCTTATCCTAACGGCGCACATCGGGAATTGGGAGCTCATGGCGGCAGCGGCCTCACGCTGGGGCCCGGTCGGCTGCGTCGTGAAACCAATCAAGGCGCGAGGTGTGTCGGCGTTCGTTTGCCGGAGACGCGAGCGGATGGGCCTGCGACTCTATTCGCGGGATGGATCTCTACGGCCGATCCTCCGCGCGTTGGCACGCGGCGAAATCGTTGCCATGCCGCTGGACCAAAACATGCGTTTGAGGCGCGGCATTTTCGTACCGTTTTTCGGGCGACCGGCCTGCACAACGCCGGGCCTGGCGATCGCGAGCGCGCTGGCCAGGGCGCCTGTCTTTCCCGCATACATGATTCGGGAAGAAAGGGGCCGCCACCAGCTTCATCTTGAATCGCCAATCGAGCCGCCGCCAGATCTACGATCGGCCACCATTCGCGAATACACCGCGCGGTACACCGCCGTCCTCGAACGCATCATCCGCGCGCATCCTGAACAATGGCTCTGGATTCACCGACGCTGGAAAACTCAGCCTCCGTCGACCGCGTCAGACCCCATCGACACACCACGAAGATAG
- a CDS encoding glycosyltransferase family 4 protein, whose protein sequence is MKVLYLTRESDLPETHLMIGLQAAGFEGSVMGSLLPALEAKVRQAGLLTELLEIRSRLDAAAVRRVRQRIREWRPDIVQCFTSRALTCALASRLPADVCLVAYRGAIGRLSRFDPANVFGVFHRRVDGILCLSDSIVEALAARGVPRSKLFKIHKGHEPSWYPAEPSERRRDPSEFVIGFIGNMRRVKGAHVLLEAARHLDSRLKYRLVLIGEILDPLARELIRSPEHAGRIEAPGFVPDAFRRIREFDVLVVPSLEGEGLSKAAIEAMAQRVPVVASASGGLVELVEDGVSGRLVPPGNPNELARVLMDLAGDPAARERLAEAAYARITREYHISRTVQQVAEIYRLLRSARPARKSSRGILPS, encoded by the coding sequence ATGAAAGTCCTCTACCTGACGCGCGAAAGTGATTTGCCGGAAACGCATTTGATGATCGGACTTCAAGCGGCCGGTTTCGAGGGATCCGTGATGGGATCCCTGTTGCCAGCCCTCGAAGCAAAAGTGCGTCAAGCAGGTCTGCTGACCGAACTGCTGGAAATTCGCTCCCGGCTGGATGCGGCCGCCGTGCGGCGGGTTCGTCAGCGCATACGCGAGTGGCGGCCAGACATTGTCCAATGTTTCACCTCGCGCGCGCTGACGTGCGCTCTTGCCTCGCGCCTGCCGGCGGATGTCTGTCTAGTCGCGTATAGAGGAGCGATTGGCCGGCTCTCCCGCTTTGATCCCGCCAATGTTTTCGGCGTCTTTCACCGCCGTGTGGACGGAATCCTGTGCCTGTCCGACTCTATTGTGGAAGCGCTGGCCGCGCGAGGAGTGCCGCGGTCAAAGCTGTTCAAGATCCATAAGGGCCATGAGCCGTCGTGGTACCCTGCGGAGCCGTCGGAGCGGCGGCGCGATCCCAGCGAATTTGTCATCGGGTTCATCGGGAACATGCGGAGGGTGAAAGGCGCTCATGTACTTCTTGAAGCGGCGCGTCATCTCGATTCTCGCTTGAAATATCGCCTCGTACTCATCGGAGAGATTTTGGATCCGCTGGCGCGCGAGTTGATCCGTTCGCCAGAGCATGCCGGTCGCATCGAGGCGCCTGGCTTTGTGCCAGATGCCTTCCGGCGCATACGAGAATTCGATGTGCTGGTGGTTCCCTCGCTGGAGGGCGAGGGACTTTCCAAAGCCGCGATCGAGGCGATGGCTCAGCGTGTGCCGGTGGTTGCCTCCGCGTCCGGAGGGCTGGTGGAATTGGTCGAGGACGGCGTATCGGGCAGGCTCGTTCCACCGGGTAATCCGAATGAGCTGGCCCGGGTGCTCATGGATTTGGCCGGCGATCCGGCTGCTCGGGAGCGGCTTGCCGAGGCGGCGTATGCGCGGATTACCCGAGAATATCACATCTCAAGGACAGTTCAGCAGGTGGCAGAGATTTATAGATTGTTGCGGTCGGCCCGTCCCGCGCGAAAAAGCAGTCGCGGCATATTGCCGTCATGA
- a CDS encoding phospholipid carrier-dependent glycosyltransferase, producing MKLPSPFAARAALLMLLVMPPLFAGLGSADCEYHMEVMTLASSQETWLRLQTDSESWKLPTWNGSPRVNKPPLAVWLHLLAWRDLDPSKDPVDVLVFRARLVAASLGIFALLAIWRIGTLLHSSAFGWLAAAATGTSLLFLRNLRMATYDAYLFAFSTLAILCALEAILQRRSSEKESRLVLVSGWAGFGLFTACAHLVKGPISLVMTLIPAAVLIGLLRPERRQWLGLAAALILAGLLTAPWYVFAISSVPEAARIMGGEYRAARTEFQPPWYYLGLIGLVAPWSIWLVAAWVEIFRKRISIQAHAVKVPAAWFAAIFLLMSLPAAKQQRYILPILAATGLLVAVASMQVGCSGAMPRWLRVAAPAHGWLLFAVSVALALFGLLQPALLNAGLLHRPEIAVLPAWFVIILGAVLATLARRVVSHAQKLDLEGVAIWTAIWMAVAATPLLYDYAHSHHSRYRQRGEVARVMAIVGDEPLAYAMSPNLPDAYEPPDGKMLLYSRRTIPLWEPGSDPPFGYLMAGRDEALRAELEAAGWQLIDQFHDGNMPRLLFRAGRADRNNL from the coding sequence ATGAAGCTTCCTTCGCCGTTCGCCGCCCGCGCAGCGCTCTTAATGCTCCTGGTCATGCCGCCGCTCTTTGCCGGGTTGGGATCGGCCGACTGCGAATACCACATGGAGGTGATGACGCTTGCCTCTTCGCAGGAAACCTGGCTTCGCCTCCAAACCGATTCCGAATCGTGGAAGCTGCCTACGTGGAACGGATCCCCGCGAGTGAACAAACCGCCCCTCGCCGTCTGGCTGCATTTATTGGCCTGGCGGGACCTCGATCCCTCGAAAGATCCAGTGGACGTCCTGGTATTCCGTGCGCGGCTCGTGGCGGCATCTCTCGGGATATTTGCGCTGCTGGCGATTTGGCGTATCGGGACTCTTCTGCACAGCAGCGCGTTCGGCTGGCTTGCGGCTGCTGCCACCGGCACAAGCCTGCTGTTTTTGCGTAATCTTCGGATGGCAACCTACGACGCTTACCTATTTGCCTTCTCCACGCTGGCCATACTGTGCGCGCTGGAGGCCATACTTCAGCGCCGCAGCAGCGAAAAAGAGAGCCGGCTCGTGTTAGTGTCTGGCTGGGCGGGCTTCGGCTTGTTTACGGCCTGCGCCCATCTCGTGAAAGGCCCAATTTCTTTGGTGATGACCCTGATTCCCGCCGCAGTCCTGATCGGCCTTCTGAGACCGGAGCGGCGTCAGTGGTTGGGGTTGGCCGCGGCCCTGATCCTCGCGGGGTTGCTAACCGCGCCTTGGTATGTGTTTGCGATTTCCAGCGTGCCCGAAGCGGCGCGAATCATGGGGGGCGAATATCGCGCAGCGCGCACCGAATTCCAGCCTCCCTGGTACTACCTCGGTTTGATCGGTTTGGTGGCGCCGTGGTCGATCTGGCTGGTTGCGGCGTGGGTTGAAATCTTTCGCAAAAGGATCTCCATCCAAGCCCATGCCGTGAAGGTTCCCGCGGCCTGGTTTGCCGCCATTTTTTTGCTGATGTCCCTGCCTGCTGCCAAGCAACAGCGTTACATCCTTCCCATCCTCGCGGCCACGGGGCTGCTTGTCGCCGTCGCTTCCATGCAGGTCGGTTGTTCTGGCGCCATGCCGCGGTGGTTGAGGGTCGCCGCGCCGGCGCACGGTTGGCTGCTCTTCGCCGTTTCGGTCGCGCTGGCTCTCTTCGGGCTTTTGCAGCCCGCGCTGCTCAATGCCGGCCTACTCCATCGGCCGGAGATCGCGGTCCTGCCCGCGTGGTTCGTTATTATTCTGGGGGCCGTGCTGGCAACCCTAGCGCGGCGGGTTGTCAGCCACGCGCAAAAGCTCGATTTGGAGGGCGTGGCGATCTGGACGGCTATCTGGATGGCCGTGGCTGCGACACCGCTGCTGTACGACTACGCCCATTCGCACCATAGCCGCTACCGACAACGCGGCGAAGTCGCCCGCGTGATGGCTATAGTGGGCGATGAACCGCTGGCCTACGCGATGTCCCCCAACCTCCCGGACGCCTATGAGCCACCCGACGGAAAGATGCTACTATATTCGCGACGAACGATACCACTCTGGGAACCCGGGTCAGACCCGCCGTTCGGCTACCTGATGGCCGGAAGAGATGAGGCCCTACGCGCCGAGCTTGAAGCGGCTGGCTGGCAACTCATTGACCAATTTCATGACGGCAATATGCCGCGACTGCTTTTTCGCGCGGGACGGGCCGACCGCAACAATCTATAA
- the murJ gene encoding murein biosynthesis integral membrane protein MurJ, translating into MRSASTFGKRAGRIIFVDFESGAAPSLCVEKNRVVRSAFKVGGFTSLSRLLGLVRDVLTANAFGVSSVMSDFVVAFRLPNLFRALFGEGALSSAFVPVFVATRREQGEAEAWEVARKTATVVAFFLCILVAILIVGTYGLEAWNPDLAARAPHLLPLARVMMPYLLFICLAGLFMAMLNACHHFALPAFAPSLLNMIWIASVALVCPRLGDQPDQQIYGVAAAVLAAGLAQMGIQLPVLIKLGFRPRPVWGWADPRVRRVFRLMAPTALGQSVTQVNVMVNALLARWAAPWAPASLFYAERLLYFPQGLLATAMSTVLLPVFSGHAAKGDHAELRQTLNHSLRTLLFVMVPAAVGLLTLSGPIVQLIYGSGRFDAEAASRTAVALRFYAPGLMVFCLAKVFVPAFYALQDTGTPFRIGLRCVALNFVLNVLFVVTWPAELKHAGLALSTVISEAVNGLTLGWLLHRRLGSPGWASILASAGRALLCSAAMVLAIWISMETMARFIGSIGVRGKWGEAATVLATIGFGMLVYFTSARLIRAPELQFAADALRNRRCSKAVTGEESP; encoded by the coding sequence ATGCGGAGCGCATCAACGTTCGGGAAAAGGGCGGGACGCATAATTTTCGTTGATTTCGAAAGCGGCGCGGCACCTAGTCTCTGCGTGGAAAAAAATCGGGTAGTGCGGTCCGCTTTCAAGGTGGGCGGATTCACATCGTTGAGCCGCCTGTTGGGGCTGGTACGCGACGTTCTCACGGCCAACGCATTTGGCGTCAGTTCGGTCATGTCGGACTTCGTCGTCGCCTTCCGGCTGCCGAACTTGTTTCGCGCGTTATTCGGCGAGGGCGCGCTTTCTTCCGCTTTCGTTCCGGTGTTTGTTGCGACCCGTAGGGAGCAGGGTGAAGCGGAGGCGTGGGAGGTTGCACGCAAGACGGCAACGGTCGTCGCTTTTTTTCTGTGCATCCTGGTCGCGATCCTCATTGTGGGAACCTATGGGTTGGAGGCGTGGAATCCAGATTTGGCGGCGCGCGCGCCACATCTTCTGCCGCTGGCGCGCGTGATGATGCCCTACCTCTTGTTTATCTGCCTTGCGGGCTTGTTCATGGCCATGCTCAACGCCTGCCACCATTTTGCTCTTCCGGCGTTCGCCCCGAGCCTGTTGAACATGATTTGGATAGCTTCTGTTGCGCTGGTCTGCCCGAGGCTGGGCGACCAGCCGGACCAGCAAATCTATGGCGTTGCGGCAGCGGTACTCGCGGCCGGTCTAGCGCAGATGGGCATTCAACTTCCCGTCTTGATCAAACTCGGATTTCGGCCCCGCCCCGTATGGGGATGGGCCGACCCGCGGGTCAGGCGGGTATTTCGGCTCATGGCGCCAACCGCCCTGGGTCAATCGGTCACACAGGTCAACGTCATGGTCAACGCCTTGTTGGCCCGCTGGGCGGCCCCTTGGGCGCCGGCTTCTCTATTCTATGCGGAACGGCTTCTCTACTTTCCGCAGGGACTGCTGGCAACAGCCATGAGCACGGTGCTGCTGCCCGTTTTTTCGGGCCACGCCGCGAAGGGAGATCATGCCGAACTTCGGCAGACCTTGAACCATTCCCTGCGCACGCTGCTTTTTGTGATGGTACCGGCAGCCGTGGGTCTGCTCACCCTGTCAGGTCCCATCGTGCAACTGATCTACGGATCAGGCCGATTCGACGCCGAGGCGGCGAGTCGGACTGCGGTGGCCTTGCGGTTCTACGCGCCCGGTCTGATGGTTTTCTGCCTCGCGAAGGTATTCGTTCCAGCTTTCTATGCCCTGCAGGATACGGGAACGCCCTTTCGTATTGGCCTGAGGTGCGTCGCTTTGAATTTTGTGTTGAATGTCCTGTTCGTGGTTACGTGGCCCGCAGAGTTGAAACATGCCGGCCTCGCATTATCGACCGTCATTTCCGAAGCGGTGAACGGCCTGACCCTCGGTTGGCTGCTACACCGTCGCCTCGGTTCGCCCGGCTGGGCCTCAATCCTTGCCTCTGCGGGGCGGGCCCTGCTTTGTTCGGCGGCTATGGTTCTCGCAATTTGGATCTCGATGGAAACCATGGCGCGATTCATAGGATCGATCGGCGTGCGCGGCAAATGGGGTGAGGCGGCGACGGTCTTGGCGACCATCGGATTCGGGATGCTCGTTTATTTTACCAGCGCCCGGCTGATCCGAGCCCCGGAGTTGCAGTTCGCTGCGGATGCGCTTCGGAATCGGCGCTGTTCAAAGGCTGTGACGGGAGAAGAAAGCCCATAA